From Novipirellula artificiosorum, the proteins below share one genomic window:
- a CDS encoding anti-sigma factor family protein has translation MNCDDFMERLQQRIDDRLSIDEDVPLQRHAQRCDVCRGQLFAWQQITRVLPVVISPTRHPVVTFAQRLAVSVAMIAAAVMFAFFVMTSPPEPISFAKAATNPAKAQPAPLAASVRADRSTDAVRSEFNHSTLTSVSEPREVPSASRNPWLQTVQNRNWIEQTMPTVQSFGRGVAPLGRSLLRAVTILTTSGQGQPS, from the coding sequence ATGAATTGCGACGATTTCATGGAACGACTTCAGCAACGTATCGACGACCGATTGTCGATTGATGAAGATGTGCCGCTGCAGCGGCATGCTCAGCGGTGCGATGTTTGTCGTGGACAACTGTTTGCTTGGCAGCAAATCACGCGAGTGTTGCCAGTGGTGATCTCGCCAACCCGACATCCAGTCGTGACGTTCGCACAACGATTGGCCGTGTCGGTCGCGATGATCGCGGCGGCAGTGATGTTCGCGTTCTTCGTCATGACCTCGCCGCCAGAGCCCATCTCCTTTGCCAAAGCGGCGACGAACCCAGCCAAGGCTCAACCGGCACCCCTCGCAGCAAGCGTCAGGGCGGACCGATCAACGGACGCTGTCCGATCGGAGTTCAACCACAGCACCTTAACGAGTGTCTCGGAGCCTCGCGAAGTCCCATCGGCTTCGAGAAACCCTTGGCTCCAAACGGTCCAAAACCGAAATTGGATCGAGCAAACCATGCCGACGGTGCAATCCTTTGGACGGGGGGTCGCGCCGCTTGGCCGATCCCTGTTGCGTGCGGTCACGATCCTAACAACCAGCGGCCAAGGTCAGCCATCGTGA